In the Xiphias gladius isolate SHS-SW01 ecotype Sanya breed wild chromosome 7, ASM1685928v1, whole genome shotgun sequence genome, aTGCTATCACTGTATGTGTTTAATGCACTAGCCACctttttaataatcaatataTCCCAGAGCTGTTTTTTTGCACTAAAGTGAGCAAAAGCGTGATGCAAGAGCAggagaaaaactttaaaactttaatttaatctgTGTCAGCGCATGTGTGAATTTAATCTGTACACTCTGTAAATGTGTCAACTTCATAGAGGTCCTCCAACTCTCCTTCTCTGCTCCCCTCGTTGCTGACTTTCCTGTGGGCAAAAACGCTCGATCATGTTGTTGAAGGCAGGAGGAAAAGGGGTGAGGGGTGGGGGTAACATCCAGACTGAAAATGTCAATGAGCACATGTCCTCCACAGCAAAGCTCATCGCTTTTTATCCACAACAACTCAAGAGGACACgagacaaacaggaaacaccAAGCGCCCGACAacaaccctgtgtgtgtgtgtgtgtgtgtccgtgtgtctcCATTTATTTTAGGTACAGCTCGTTGTTGAGGGCTTGGCGCTGTCTCGTCTCTCTCTTAAATCCTCTTAAGGTTGAACGAATAACTGATGAGCTGTGCTGGGCGCGGAGCATGCGAGCTCAGCctaaacactttttaaaaaatttaccTCAAGGAAGGATGAAGGTGAGGCGAAGACCCCAATAAGCCCCAAGAACCACTGCAAGAAGGAGATGTAATGTAAGAGGCCAGAATGTTTACTCCGTTGGCTGTCAACACGGTTAATGATAAGCACAGATTCGATCGGAGCAGGACTGTAgcactttaaaggaatagtcagacatttagggaaataagcttattccCACTTCTTTGCagagttagataagaaaatTGTTTACcgtttttacagtaaatatccAGCTATAATATATCCAgctatcttagcttagcatagaaACTGTAAACAGGTGGGAAACGGCCAGCCTCGCTCTGTTTAAAGGTGATTAAAtccacccaccagcacctcATAAGCTGGCTGGTTAACACTAAAGGCTACAGTATATCTCATTTCTTTAATCTGTGCAATCTGTGATTATaccctatgtttttttttgcaggaaataaaaaaacaaaacaaaaaccaaaagagataaaccatgttaattagtgagctttagattttgttgcctttggacagagccgggctaaGCTGTTTCCggtccttatgctaagctaagctaacaggccGCTGGCCGCTTTTGCTTCATATTCACTGCGCAGATATAAAAAGTGgcgtcaatcttctcatccgAGTCTCGGGAAAGAAAGCGAATAAACGTATTTCCAAAGTGCCAGTTCCTTTAAGCTTCAGCATGTGAAACTTTACCGATGGTGCCTCCATCAGgaaatctgtcatttttattgtggTGCCCTCATCGGGCCAATTGAACATATGGAGGGTCAAAGTGCTtgatattaaataatttaaaaagactATGAAGTAAATAATtgtgaaaatatacaatatttttttaaaactcggCTAAATAttgtgaaatgttatttcaacctgcttgttttcacaataacaatgtttactgtattatatattgtatttactgtagattatttttatctaattccagtttttatttgaaaacgATCTCTTCTAAATTTCACAATGCCACTGTCGACCAGTGACCATTTTATTACATAATGCCTTCTTTTCATCACAAGGTTTTGTCTGTTGATCAGGACAAACAGGGCTGAGCCAGTTGTGTAATTGGCTGTTGCTTGAACAGTTTTGCTTTgatgttgaaataaaaactgctaaTAAACCTGCAATAAACTCCGAGGAatatatttcataataataataataatcatgagctgagtttaaaacaaatatctgatataacacatttttactgttgtattcaaTATTATGTCTCTATTTATTCACATCCACATTATTTCATGATGTCATGTTTAAGTATTCATTCGCTGAACACTTTGGGTCTCCGTACATAACGACCCCCAACTTCTGTCAAACTCAGGACGGAGATCCGATTTCGATACGAAGTCTAATCTTGAATCTAATTCTCCCTACTACTCTGGGCGGAAACGTCTATGTAATATGTCATCACTGGCACGCAATGCCACAATGCATCCTCCCTCCAAGAAGATCGAATCTAAACACTTCGATCACCTTCTTCAAGCCAGCTGCGCCCAGCTGCGCCTctcaaattgtgaaaaaaatcgTAACTccgactttattttttttagcgCCAAATACAACGTCGACATACCCATTGGTCAgcgacagttttttttccagtgccaCCTGCTGTTGTCTCAGATCTCACCGTTTACATACAGCATCGCACGTGTCAGGTGGACGGACAGCCGGATCCCATCCGATTTCATCGTGTGGGAGACCGCGGCGCCGTGCACGGTGGCACCGGtggtgggtgtttgtgtggagGAGGATGTAGCTGCGGCTCCACGTCCCTTCACAGGGAGGTGTAATTAGCTgtgcctgcccccccccccacacacacacagacaggaaccGGCTTGTTAATGGAAAACGAAAGCAGTGCAGCCATTATTACTGCTGCCGCGGGGGGGTTCCATTTATCTTAGCAGGGGAGGACAAATGGTTTTATCCGCCTGAGTGTGCAACTAATACAaggaccaaaacaaaacaaacaccgTATAGGAGCTAGTCAGTATTCAAAGATTCATGGTCTAGATACGTTTAACGTGTTTTACAGGTGAGAGACGCACCACGCGTATAAGGTCAGTAACCGACTGATCTATTTTTATCCAAGCGTCTGCTCGCCGCTTTGTGTTGTTGGAGGCCTAATCGCAGAGCTGGCAGTTCAGCGGAGCGGAGCAGGCAGGATTTACAGGACAGGCTACTTACGTAAGTAGACCTCCAGGGGCAGACATGGACCTCTCAGCCCGTCTGACCTGACACTCAAAGGGATTACTGAAAGACCGCTTCCTCAGCATGGACTTCACAAGAATCTGCAACGGACATCAGAGAGAGTCTCAGCGAAAAGACATTTTCACGTTGCCAAAATATACActttaaaatctcaaaatctgttttgtttttcattattattttgaaatccCATCGAAAATCctgtttatttcaatttctgGTGAACTGAACTGTTGAGTGGTTGACCttcatagttttcatttatctaATACCATCATAGATTGTTTATTAATGTCCCCTTCACCCATCCTGTCATATAAATATTGCAGTGCCACAACTTCACAGGCAGCATGGTCAACAAAATGGTATTTTTTGTGTCCTCTACGAAGCACTCTTACGTCTGTTTCTGTCCTGCCTGCCAAGATTTAACGGTACCTCACCGATTTCTTGTGACTTTGAATTATATTTTCAAACGTTAAGCACCCCTATATGTTTTGAGATTCAAGGGCAAGAGTTTTGCAGATGTAAACGACAAAAAACAATCTTGTCCCAGTTTGTTAGTAGGACATTCACTGACTCATAAGGCGACAGAGGGAAAGGGGATCGTAAGGGAAGCCTTCACGCAGTCAGCTGAACGGAGCAAATTGTGAATGTTGCACCTGAGATATTTCCATTGGAACGCTCAAACCAGCAGCCAGTTTGGGGCAGTGCGGCCTTTGAAATGCTAACTAACGGCAACACAAGGGACGGTTTTGGACTCACCACGGCGGAAAGGCTGGGGATGAGTGTGACGCTGTTCTGCACCTCCTCCTCGGTGACCTCCACCGCCGTGCAGTGCTCCTCCTCCAGCGGGAGAGGGTTCGAGCCGTTCTGTGTCACCCACGGATGCAGCTGTAACGACACACTCAATTACACCTTCGATATGAAAAACGAACACAGATTGGTGTTATTTAACCCAATGTAGTAATTTGTCTTTTCTGTGACCTTAATTACTGGGATGGTGATTCTTGTTTCAGGGTTTTTATCCAGCATCCGTCCAATGAGCTCCTTCAGGTCATTAGTAATAAATGgcctgtgaaaaaagaaaaatggcaaaatcattttacatttttacagataCATATGTTTTGGGCTGCGGTTACATAACCTGGGTGTGGGTACATTTTTCATCCTGGGACAGGATCAGGAGGAAAAATGTGGAATGaaactttttcacagcagacacttttacttcaaacagacatttttaatgtcaaacacTGATGCAACTGatagcattatttatttattctatttgttttcttgtgcaTTGCATTGCAACGATTTCTGGTTTTCGAAGCTATTGTGAACGTGCTTTACCAGACGCCAGTAGCCACGTCGAGTAGGCTTGTTTTCAGAGGTAGAAGCCAAGgttgaaaaaagtgaaatcgCACTTTGAAATATGGCCAATGCAAAGAATGGCGAGGTTGATGGTGAAAACGTGCACTTAAAGATGAGTAGACTCAGGAACACTCATTCACACTGCATCCGAGCAAAGCCAGGACCGGTCTCCACACTTTTCAGAGACTCAGCCGACCATTATGAAGCATGCAGACAAGCTCGGCTCATTTTCCACCAAACTGTTTCTCCACAGTGTCAGAACCACAAAACTGAACCAGCCGAGTTATCATATCAAGCTACCTGCACAATAGTTGTAAAATCAATAACACAAGACCAGGCGGTGGAATCATTGTGAATCAACTATGtatacagaacaaaaaaaggaaactctgGACATCTAGGATTTGGAAACACAGTGAAGTTGCCACTTGCCACTAGTTCAAGAGCTTAAATATCACTTGCTTAATCCAACCTTCCTGGACCCATGGCACCATGGACATTTTGCAAGTGGATGCCTGCGACTAGTACCGCTGATATATAGTATATTACAGTGGCTATCACCATAGGACATggaacagaaatacaaaatcagCGGATAGGGAACAGAAACTGCAAGTTcgtttgctgcttttattaCAATTACCATTATAACTCTCCACTTCCACCAACAATATATGTGggtatttcatcattttttttcctttcaaattaAGAAAGATCTTTTTTAAAGCTAGTCTGTAAAGAATATTGTAATATTCGCGTCTACTTTAACACCTTTGCAAAGTCGCTTGGTGCCAGATGCTGTCATCTGCCCTCTGGAGACCTACTTAGACTACAGTAGTCTTAGAGTCTATGGTTTGAACCCAGGCTGATATTATGTTGTAGCTACACGAATCCTATTACATAACAAGTGATAATTATTAGCTATTCTGTTCTCTAAATGTTTCCTGATGTTTGCTTACGTCTCTGGAAAGTCCACGGGTTTGTTCTTGATTTTGTTGTGCAGAGAGATGATGTATTCATCATAAAAAGGGCACTGGAACAGGacaaaccaaaattaaaataactgaaatgttaaaaaatgaaatgttgatcTGGCTTCTTACTCTACATGCGTTTTGCTGCGAACTTGCTTACCTTCCCAAAGACAAAACAGTACAGTGTGACTCCCATTGCCCACACGTCTAATGCCtggtaaacaaacacaccaatTATGTGTCATTACTGAAAAGCTCTCAGTGGGAGGTTGGACGAAATTTCTTGATAATTTCTCTGATAGGATGAGTCACAGCTAAAACACGTGTGATTCAGCGATTGGCACTGTGTGTTCTCCACCGCACCGGCGGAAGACGCCTTGTCTCACCTTCCCGCTGAAGCTCTGCTCGTGTTCAGACATCATCTCGGGGGCCATGAAGGCCGGTGTCCCCGCCGTGCTCGACAGGAGGGCGTCCGTCCCCTCAAACTCGTTGCTCACACCGAAGTCGGCGATCTTGACGTGACCGTCGTCGCCCAGCAGCAGGTTGGACGGTTTGATGTCTCTGTGGATGATCTTGTGGTAGTGTACTGGACAAAGCAAGTGTTACGACAAGAGATGTCAGCTCGGCAGCGGTTTTAAGAGCAGCCACGAGGAACTGCGGTGCACTTTGGTGGAACTGTGGCAGTACATTGTTGCAATGAAAAGGAACAGTGAAGTTTCTTCGTCCTTAATGGTACAACATGTTCAACATGCCTGgaactgtatataaataaagcaGTCATTAAGCGATGTAGAATTAGACGTAACTTTCAGCTGGTTCAAGGCATCAAATTTTGGTGtctttaacaaaataaatgtgtagaACGAATTAAAATAGCATTATCAAAACTTTTTACTCTATCACTTCACGCTAAGTTCCCCTGTTTAGAATTTACAAGAAGGATATAAATAtctaataaatggtttataacacactataatgtagttgtacacagctatgaaaacattttaagccTTTATTAATATAGAGTATTTGCCAGTAATTATATCTTCTCTTATTGAGACATATTTCATATAATTATAGCTGTGTTTCTCTATATTGtcactctttttctgtttatacagcagcttTCACTTATGTGTGTCCACAGAAGGAGTCAGAGTTGCTGACAACAAGCacattatttgacatttatatctgctcacaactacattatagtgtaataatcatttattaaatgttgtaCATGTTgcttataaatgttaaaataggGGATCTTCCAGTAAATTGATGCCATTTTACAAAGTGATATTTGTAAGTAAATCCTAACTCCAAACTTACAGTACTCTATGCCCAGGACGACGTCTCTGAAGTAAAAGCAAGCCTGCTCCTCTGTGAAAGGGTCGTCTTTAGGCACCTCCATCACCGGGCTGATCGACATGAGCGGCGGAGGAAGGCAGAAAAGCGATTGATTATTTATGCTGTATCTCATGGTGGCATTGCCAGCTCGTCAAACGCCCAACCGGCTACGCCGCTCGGAGTTTGACAGAATACACGAAGGCACAAAAAACATACCCTTTTGTCATCAGTTCGAAggcttggagaaaaaaataaccacatTTTAATGACTTCTCTCCTGTGCACTGATATTGTATTGATACACGAGGAGCTAAATTCAGCTACTGCAAAATGGATAAATGAGTCCCTTACCCATATGAAGTCCATCTTCATCGGGATCATCAAGCACCTGAAAGACATGTTAATTCAGGGGTCTCAtattctgtccttttttttttttttttttttacactattcCAGTAATTTATCTGTACTAAAGGAATAATAATTATAGTGCTTTTGCAGGTTTTAAAGGGCCCTGCAAACCCGTGGTACACAAACCCAGGTGATTTCACTTGTTTTGGTTAATTAGAGCTCTTCTCAGCTCACTACACACAGTGTGGTGACAACATATAATTCCCAGTATAGCTTCACCACCATTAACCTAGGCAGAGGACTTATTAGCCACaacaataattaaaagaaaaaaaaaaacttgtgggGGTTTTCAAGagctttaattcattttcttttcacatctcTTTGGTTGTactcttctgcttttgttcaaTTCCAGGTATAGATTAGAAACATGAATCTATGAAAaccacccttttttttaatttgcagaatttgtttattcacaaaaaaactTGAGCATCTACCGTATTTTACCTACATCCCATCACCATATCATATTTCTTACAGAAACATGCCAAACCATCgctaaaaataaatcatttaaattaaacaaattagataAAACATGCCGGTTGCATGTTTACATGCTTGTCAAACATGCTGTTATACAGAGCTGTCTGTTGAGCGCTGAGGCGTCTCACTGACCTCCACCAGTTTAACAACATTAGGATGGTCCAGTTTCTTCAGGATGGCGATCTCCTTGTAGACTCTGTCCAGAGGCAACATGGCTTTGGGGAAGGGATCCTGCTGCTGCGAGTTGGATCCCTGAGGAGGCAGGCGGcctgaaagcacacacacacacacacacacacacacacacacacacacacacacacacgcacacacacgcatgcacacacacacagtatcacCAGTGGAATGACGAAAACTCATTACACATTTAGAAGGCTACTGGATATGGAGATTTTCACTCACGCAAAAATCCACACTGCCTCATCAGCTTCTTCTTTGAAACAACTTTCATTGCCTGAACAaatcagacagagaaaataatggtTGGACAAACTGACGTGTGAATACTTTTAAGATAAATGCACAATCTATGACCTTCAACTTACATAGTACTGTTCAGAATCTTCATTATAAGCTAGCCTAACCACTCCATATGAACCCTGGGGAGTAAGACCAACAAACGTGAATGTCTTTATTAAAATCCTTGGTCATCACGTCTGTGTCATCTGGATTATTGGCTGATTACACGTTTATTAATCACCTTTCCAATCTCCTTCTTCAGCTTATACTGGTTGAGCTGGACACAGTCCTGCAGAGAGTGAAGGGAGAACTCAATCAGTGAGACATCTTAGGGGTAACATGTTGAATTACGCTTCTGTCAGCGCAGGACTCCTCACATCAGCGTCTGTGATGGACACACGCTTGGTCTCAATGGTGGGCTGTCGGGCCATGCggctccctctctcctgcagaGACAGCTTTCTGTCCAAGAGTCGAGCTCTGTGAGAGCCGGTGGTCCTCGGAGCCCCGGACCGGTAGCCGTTCGGCGGGGTCATGCGGTTCGCCGACACGTCCATGGCTGCGACCAAGTCGGCCAGCTCGCCTTGGTGCTCCGAGTCCACCTCTGCCCTGCCGACCGTGTCAGCGCTCATGGCGGTTTTGTCCTTGTTCACTCACAGCTGAAGGGTAGGAGTACCAGAGGGTGCATCACTTCACTGAAAGACACGGAAAGACACGAAATCACACACGCTGACCAGTAAGGAACCATACAGCTGGTTTTGCAGGGGTTAAAAACTTGTCCCACTAAgctggctttctttttttttttccacatataTGAGGACACAAAATCCAGACTCCCAAGCCTGAGAGTCACCTACCAAATAGTGACCTTTTTTCATGCAAGAAAACAAACTCATAATATGAGTTGAGTTTCCACGTTGACTTGGGAGATTCCTCTGTCAAGTCTCAGCCCTCTGCGAACACAATCCTCACACCATACCGCATGAATGAAAACCACTGGCTGGCTGAAAGACAGGGAGTCAGTCTGAAAGACGTAGGGGTTACTAACAATATGTCCAGGGGCTCCGTTCTGTTAAGTGTCCCGGACATTCAGGTGTCCTATACAGTCGAGCTTTTCCTACCAAGTCAAATTTCTGCTGTAGAAAGGTCCGTTCCACCCAACAGAGCCACATAACAAATTGCGTAGGTGCTAAACCtcatgatgaagaagaagaaaacaaaagctgttCGGGCTATAAATAACTAGCCTAGCTTAGCGGCACTAACTGCCGTCCGAGCTTTTGACTCTTTGTGGGATTTGATATGGTTAACGTTCCCTTAAAACGTGTAAAATTAAGGCATTATAACCTTTCTATCTGATACACCGTTTGTCAGCCAGCCGGAAAACTTTAAACCCTTTTGGAACTacttttcactgtttgtgtAGTTACTTCTTTCTACAATCCACATATCCACACCGAAATATTGTTAACGGTTCGTAAGCTGAACCACTGACTTGACTTCACATTTTGAAATAGTAATGAATAGAAATCTCTTGTATTCTGTATATTTCATGTGTCTTGGCTACCAAACTGCAGACTGGAGCTTGAAAACTATCTGTTGTTTcttccttacatttttttttttttttaaacagatggcACGAGCCTCAGTGTTATATTAATTAAGGtgaacagagacaaagacaaagacacaggaaaTTAGAAATCTCATCCTCTTACAACAGTCTGGCAGCAGATAACGTTCACCACGACTCACTGTTGCCTACAATACGGAGAACTGAAAAGCTTCTTATGTAACAGTAGAAAGCTTTAACAGGCTAGTAAACTCTAAATACTTACACAATAAACAAGACTGACACAGTGTgtacatatattttcaaaagAATCTATGCCTTTGCAATAtatgaagctaaaaaaaatggcatattAAAACTGATAAACAGATTTGAAAGCCTACTATTCATCTGGATCCCCtttaaaatatcacacaaacaaaatactgtgCAAGGTTAAAATATGAGGTAAATTGTTGACTGTACTCACAAGGTGGAGGTGTCTTGTGTTGAGGGCAGTTGTGGTTAATCCGCATGTTGTCCCGCTGTTCTCAGGAGGGGCAACTCCTTCATGTCTGAGTGCTGGACTTTCACTGAGGAGCAGGGAGGGACGTCGGCAGCGACCGTCTTAGGGATTAACTGAGGCCACATATAGCCGAGGCAGAGTTATTCTGAGGGAGGCCGGGCGGCCGTCACCTGCGTAGGGAGGCTGTGTTGACTCTGCCAGGCTCCACCCCGGCCCGTACAGGACAAAACACTCGCGGGACAGCGCTGGACACCAGGAGAGATGCACATGGCCACAAACCCAGGGTCCCGGCTCCGAGACAGTCTGTCAAGAACACGCGTTAGATAGTTGGTTACAACCCTAAtatcaaatgacaaaattaaacgCTGTAAAGgagaaatgataaaaactaGACCAATTGATAGTTACAGCCTATGACCATGGATGGATGACCGAAAAGACAGGGGCCTGAGAGGtcagggggcccctgggccACACCCTCTGTATAGgtgtcagttaatttttttgttttttttgtttaaaagtcCTAGAGctcagtgaaaagaaaaaatatgtccacaaaaacatggaaaaaccctcctaaaaaagaaaaaggcaaaacaaccacaaagagacacaaagtgtcttcaaaaagaatcaaaatgaccacaaagagacacaactTTAAGTCTGGGGGTCTTATGTGGAGGGGGCTGGTGGCCTTTCCCCCGTCTGTGCCAAGGGGCCCATACTCTCATAATCCGTCCACGTCTCTGACTGCAGTTCGTGCTATTCAGTGAAAATGCAAAGCAACATAAAGCTCATGTGAATTGATTTATCAATACAGCTGCAGACTACCGTCAGCCtaattttttccaaaagatgTGATATATCTCGgggaaacacactgaaaacacgAAACCTAACAGATGCCACCGCTCAGGGTCGCGCACGCTGCGCTCTGCTCGTCTATACCGCGAGTTTTTCCAGACAGCCCCTGAACGCAGCATCTACGGCTCACCCTGAGCCCCAGCGGGATGCGTCGGGTACCGTCGGGGCTCCGACGAACCGGGGCAGGGACGGCCGTCATGTCTCTGCCGGTGCAGCTCCTCCAGTTTCGGGGCTGTAGGACCAGAGAGCTGCGCGAGCTGCTCGAGGATGAAGACGAACTGAAACGCATCGTCCGGTGCAGTGAGAAGGTGAGTATTTGACAGAgggacaacaacaaaaaacaaaaaaacaatatatatatcaAATCAGATTCCGGATGATCAGGTGAGCCTCCCGCTCTTAACACAAGTAACTTaactttgcagaaaaaaaacaaaaacaaaatccaaactATTTTGAATATATGGAAATTAAATAACTTCTTGTCCCTTCCGTCAAACAAAACGGAAACGTAGCCTAATATATTGGCATATATGTAGAAAAGTGGTGAACGCATTCGAATATATtgggaaacacattttcaaattgctttaAACATGAATGAATTCATATCACACGTGTAAACGCGTGTGTTCATATACTGTGCGTGACCATACAGAGTAAAGTGAAGtcacagtaaatgtaaaaaagacagGTCATTACTGTACTGTTCCGTTACTTGGCTTCACTGTCCgcatttaaaaagctgtttccGTGGAGCCGGAGCTCCTATTGATGACTAgacaaaactgtgtgtgtgtgtgtgtgtgtgtgcgtgtttcgCACGTGTTTAACCCTTTTAACTCAGTCTGCAGGGGCGTTAAACCATGTGCGGTCAATTCCAGTTCCAGGCGCTGCAGAGGGCCGCGGAGAAGATGCTGGTTTCAAATCGGAGATTGGCAGAAGCCAGTCTCTCCCAAAGCCCCAAGTTCGGGGACGCCAGGCTGCTACTTGCAGTGAAGTACAGGGAGCTGGACCGACTCAGAGGCGTCATTCGGGCCAAACAAGAACAACTCGGTGAGTTTGGACATTTATTCTGATATATTTTATCCTGGCTGTCCTACACCTGCATCgccattttcctctgtttggtcagtttttgggtttttttttttccctgcc is a window encoding:
- the camkk1b gene encoding calcium/calmodulin-dependent protein kinase kinase 1b; amino-acid sequence: MSADTVGRAEVDSEHQGELADLVAAMDVSANRMTPPNGYRSGAPRTTGSHRARLLDRKLSLQERGSRMARQPTIETKRVSITDADDCVQLNQYKLKKEIGKGSYGVVRLAYNEDSEQYYAMKVVSKKKLMRQCGFLRRLPPQGSNSQQQDPFPKAMLPLDRVYKEIAILKKLDHPNVVKLVEVLDDPDEDGLHMAFELMTKGPVMEVPKDDPFTEEQACFYFRDVVLGIEYLHYHKIIHRDIKPSNLLLGDDGHVKIADFGVSNEFEGTDALLSSTAGTPAFMAPEMMSEHEQSFSGKALDVWAMGVTLYCFVFGKCPFYDEYIISLHNKIKNKPVDFPETPFITNDLKELIGRMLDKNPETRITIPVIKLHPWVTQNGSNPLPLEEEHCTAVEVTEEEVQNSVTLIPSLSAVILVKSMLRKRSFSNPFECQVRRAERSMSAPGGLLTGSWGLLGSSPHLHPSLRKVSNEGSREGELEDLYEVDTFTECTD